CCAGACCGGGCCGAACTCCTGGCCGATGATCGTGGTGACGCCCGCGGCGAGCGAGGCCTCCATGACGCGCGGGGACAGCAGGTGGACGTGGGTGTCGACGGCGCCGGCGGTGGCGATCAGGCCCTCGCCGGAGACGATGCTCGTGCCCGTGCCGACGACGACGTCCACCCCGTCGAGGGTGTCGGGGTTGCCGGCCCGGCCGATCGCGTGGATCCGCCCCTCGCGGATGCCGACGGAGACCTTGCGGATGCCGAGGACGGCGTCGATGACCAGCACGTTGCTGATCACGACGTCGCAGGTCTCGCGGACGGCCGCGGCCTTCAGGTGCAGGCCGTCGCGGGCGGTCTTGCCGAAGCCGGCCAGGAACTCGTCGCCCGGCTTCTGGGCGTCGTGCTCGACCCGGACGGTGAGCCCGGAGTCGCCGAGCCGGACCCGGTCCCCGGCGCGGGGGCCGAAGACGGAGGCGTACTCGTGGGGGTCGATGTGCCGGCTGCCCGGCGCACAGTGGTCGCTGTGCCTGGTCTGCTTGCTCACGCCTGCTCTCCGTCCGCCGAGTCGTCCGCCGAGTTGTCCGCCGTACCGTCCGCCGTGCCGCTGGTCCCCGTGCCCAGGTAGCCGCAGGCCGCGGCGCGGCGCAGGGCCTCGTCCTTGGCGCCCGGGGCGTCCAGGGGGCCGTCGACCAGGCCGGCGAAGCCGATCGCGATGCGGTCGCCGCCGATGGGGACGAGGCCGACCTCGGCCGCGCCGTGCGGGTCGAACCGCACGGACGAGCCCGCGGGCACGCACAGCCGCATGCCGTAGGCCGCGGCGCGGTCGAAATCGAGGCGGGGGTTGGCCTCGAAGAAGTGGAAGTGGGACGTGACGCTCACCGGCACGGAGGCCGTGTTGCGCACGTGGAGGTGCAGCGCCGGCTCCGGCTGGGGCGCGCCGGGGCCGGGTACGACGGCTCCGGGGGCGTTCTCGCCGAGCGGCACCGCGCCCCGGATCGGGGCCGAGACCACCGCGAGGCGGGAACCGTCGTCGAAGACGGCCTCCACGTGCACCTCGGTGACCACGTCGGCCACGCCGGGCAGGACGTCGTCCGGGCCCAGCACGCTGCGGGCCTCCTCGATGGCCTCCGCCAGCCGCTTGCCGTCGCGCGCGGCCTCGCAGACCGTGTCCGCGATGAGCGCGGTGGCCTCGGGGACGTTGAGCCTGAGTCCGCGGGCCCTCCGGGCCCTGGCCAGTTCCGCCGCGCTGCGCAGCAGCAGCCGGTCGCGCTCCGTAGGGGTCAGCCGCACGCCGATCCACCACCTTTTGAGTCGATGGGTTAGAGCATCACTCTAACTCTTCATTTCTCAGCAATGAAGCATTGACCTGAGACCTGGGCTTAGGTCACATTGAGTGTCGCTCAAACAAATGCGAACCACCCCCCGCCCTGCCAAGGGAGTCCCCCCATGCCCATCGAACAGCGCGGAGTCGACACCATCCCCGAGGAGGAGCGGACGAGCGGTCCCCGTGACCTGATCTCGATCCTGCTCGGCTCCAACCTCTGCCTCGGCGTGATCGTGTTCGGCTGGCTGCCCCCGTCCTTCGGACTGGGCCTGTGGCCCTCGGTCACCGCGATCGTGACCGGCACGCTCGTCGGCATCGCCTTCACCGCGCCGCTGGCGCTGGTGTCCCTGCGCACGGCGACCAACCTCTCCACCTCCAGCGGAGCCCAGTTCGGCGTACGCGGCCGGCTCGTCGGCTCCGTCGTCGGCCTGCTGCTCGCCCTCGGCTACACGGCGCTCACCCTGTGGATCGGCGGCGACGTGATGGCCGGCACGCTGTCCCGGCTCATCGGCCTGCCGGACACGGGTGCCACGCGGGCCGTGATGTACGGCGTACTGGCCGCCTGTACCGTCGTCGGGGCCGTCTTCGGCTACCGGCTGCTGCTGCGCATGAGCAAGGTCCTTTCCATCGGCATGGTGGTCCTGCTCGCCGTCGGCATCTACGCCTACGCCCCCGACTTCACCACCGCCGCACCGCCGGAGACCGCGTACCTGCTCGGCTCCTTCTGGCCGACCTGGCTGCTCGCCGCCGTCGCCGCCGGACTCAGCGGCCCCGTCGCCTTCATCACCCTGCTCGGCGACTACACCCGCTACGTCTCCCCCCGCAGGCACAGCTCCCGCAAGGTGTTCTGGGCGACCTGTCTCGGCCTGCTGGTCGGCCTGCTGATCCCGCAGCTGTTCGGCACCTACACCGCGCTCGCCGCCAAGGCCGGCGCCGACTACGCCGGGCCCCTCGTCGAGGCCGCGCCGTTCTGGTACCTGCTCCCGCTGCTCGCCGCCGCGGCGGCCGGCTCGGTGGGCAACGCCGGGCTGATGCTCTACTCCATGGGCCTCGACCTCGACGCCATCGTGCCGAAGGCGACCCGGGCCAAGGCCACGCTGGTCGCGGCGGGCGTCGCCACCGGGTTCGTCTTCATCGGCTCCTTCGAGTGGGACGTGCAGTCCGCGATGACCTCGTTCGTCCTGCTGCTGACCGCGATCGGCACCCCGTGGGCCGTGATCACCCTGATCGGCTACGTCCGCTGCCGCGGGCAGTACGACGCCGACGCCCTCCAGGTCTTCAACCGCCGCTCGGTGGGCGGGATCTACTGGTACCGGGCCGGCTGGAACGTCGCCGCCACGGTCTCCTGGGCCGTCGGCGCCGGAGTCGGCCTGCTCGCCGTGACCACCCCCTTCTACGAGGGCCCGCTGCTCGCCCTGACCGGCGGCGTCGACTGCTCCTTCGTCCTCT
The Streptomyces sp. NBC_01296 DNA segment above includes these coding regions:
- the ureA gene encoding urease subunit gamma is translated as MRLTPTERDRLLLRSAAELARARRARGLRLNVPEATALIADTVCEAARDGKRLAEAIEEARSVLGPDDVLPGVADVVTEVHVEAVFDDGSRLAVVSAPIRGAVPLGENAPGAVVPGPGAPQPEPALHLHVRNTASVPVSVTSHFHFFEANPRLDFDRAAAYGMRLCVPAGSSVRFDPHGAAEVGLVPIGGDRIAIGFAGLVDGPLDAPGAKDEALRRAAACGYLGTGTSGTADGTADNSADDSADGEQA
- a CDS encoding cytosine permease — its product is MPIEQRGVDTIPEEERTSGPRDLISILLGSNLCLGVIVFGWLPPSFGLGLWPSVTAIVTGTLVGIAFTAPLALVSLRTATNLSTSSGAQFGVRGRLVGSVVGLLLALGYTALTLWIGGDVMAGTLSRLIGLPDTGATRAVMYGVLAACTVVGAVFGYRLLLRMSKVLSIGMVVLLAVGIYAYAPDFTTAAPPETAYLLGSFWPTWLLAAVAAGLSGPVAFITLLGDYTRYVSPRRHSSRKVFWATCLGLLVGLLIPQLFGTYTALAAKAGADYAGPLVEAAPFWYLLPLLAAAAAGSVGNAGLMLYSMGLDLDAIVPKATRAKATLVAAGVATGFVFIGSFEWDVQSAMTSFVLLLTAIGTPWAVITLIGYVRCRGQYDADALQVFNRRSVGGIYWYRAGWNVAATVSWAVGAGVGLLAVTTPFYEGPLLALTGGVDCSFVLSALAGGLVYTALTARRSPAAAETAQPAAPADRVAVAAD